GCTCAGAAACCATGGCCTCCCCCTCCCACAGGCTCAATATGCTTAACCTCTCAGTAAAGCGTAATCCCCGTTTCAGGGTTTCCGATATGGAACTCCGCAGGGAACCTCCTTCCTACACTATCGATACCCTCAGGACGCTTAACGAAAGCAATCCGCAAAACCAGCATTATTTTATAATGGGTTGCGAACTTTTTGCGGAAATAGACATGTGGAAAGATTTCTCGGAGCTTTTTAACTACTCAAGCTTCGTTGTTCTTCGCCGACCCGGTTACGACTTTGCTGATTCCGCTAGTCCAATTCCTCTTGCCCTCGAAAATGACTTTCGATATTCTTATAATGACAGGAGTATGGACGTTTTTGCTCACAAAAGCTCAAATGAGCTGTTTTTCGTAAATATCGCCGGTATAAGGGTTTCTTCGACCGAGGTCAGGGAACTTGCGCGCCGGGGCAACTCCCTCAGGTATCTGGTCGCGCGGGAAGTGGAGGGATACATAGCGGAAAACGGCCTATACCAGCTGGAGGAAAAACCATAGAGCCCA
This genomic window from Candidatus Dadabacteria bacterium contains:
- a CDS encoding nicotinate-nucleotide adenylyltransferase, which produces MRVGLMGGSFDPVHAGHLRAAEEISEKLKLDEVVFIPTLVSPHKSSETMASPSHRLNMLNLSVKRNPRFRVSDMELRREPPSYTIDTLRTLNESNPQNQHYFIMGCELFAEIDMWKDFSELFNYSSFVVLRRPGYDFADSASPIPLALENDFRYSYNDRSMDVFAHKSSNELFFVNIAGIRVSSTEVRELARRGNSLRYLVAREVEGYIAENGLYQLEEKP